Proteins found in one Panicum hallii strain FIL2 chromosome 4, PHallii_v3.1, whole genome shotgun sequence genomic segment:
- the LOC112889494 gene encoding uncharacterized protein LOC112889494 isoform X2, whose protein sequence is MYSSPEMSVYNIRIKQRLLDCTYCGQPLRPDTLGGKAWKCAGVHIFCRACVSRHEQACISYCSSLDQIISKMKFKCNCCNSEYIPYHEIKGHMCDINILVHHEFFAVRDYGECIIDTRALVCSECRLPLRPPIFRHLLKYMHVCSICYHRGDIANYRHCHELDYLVEGILVECEACKEYLPFSTLASHQLDDCSFRQTLPKIAPGMPPMFNLWISQGLLDCTYCHRALLPDSYGGRAFTCAGSHIFCRDCDTRHQKACISRCGLMDDIIIQMKFKSNCCDSGRKYTPYCEFAGHLCTTRAVEQQLKSVRAWKECILDTSALVCSECRLPLRPPIFRHLLGNMPVCSACYHRGDIANYCHCHELDYLVDGILVECEACKEYLPFPTLASHQLENCSFKQTLLKIGPGSRARKNVCDEEKTESPSVGSNSIHGKNERMPPLEVGKMDKHIVHSDESGNDDDSCDDNHGTCEHVFSCEDYSIDKMDEGKEVENPETVKRVTENAFKTPCEKAEIAMPNGQKTVLNVLGNLEVSALFCIVSLFPSLQSRGQLTDMRISDFILISDEEKIERLSTCCSCIHGKNKQKAPYGVGKMDKYIVHGDEVGNDDSSDDNHAESGMRVAENAFKTSACNMKVKIATPYGQKTAPTAAQAGTSRCRHLPITAPSKPPLPRCPGTRLFQAAHNRNRGQQRTKREDPNIQQEKKRRSCEQS, encoded by the exons ATGTATTCATCTCCG GAGATGAGCGTCTATAACATCAGGATCAAACAAAGGCTACTGGACTGCACATATTGCGGCCAACCCCTCCGGCCTGACACTTTGGGTGGCAAAGCGTGGAAG TGCGCTGGCGTCCACATCTTCTGTCGTGCCTGCGTCAGCCGCCACGAACAGGCATGTATCTCCTACTGCTCTTCGCTGGACCAAATCATCAGTAAGATGAAGTTTAAATGCAATTGCTGCAACTCTGAATACATCCCCTACCACGAGATCAAGGGACACATGTGCGACATCAACATCCTTGTCCATCACGAGTTTTTCGCCGTTCGTGACTATGGAGAGTGCATCATCGACACAAGGGCCCTTGTGTGTTCTGAATGCCGGCTTCCTCTCCGACCTCCCATTTTCAGG CATCTCCTTAAATACATGCACGTTTGTAGCATCTGCTACCATCGTGGTGATATCGCCAACTACCGTCACTGCCACGAGCTCGACTACCTGGTCGAAGGTATCTTGGTGGAATGTGAGGCTTGCAAAGAATACCTTCCATTCTCTACCTTGGCTTCGCACCAGCTGGACGATTGCTCATTCAGGCAGACATTGCCAAAGATTGCCCCAGGCATGCCTCCCATGTTTAACCTCTGGATCAGCCAGGGGCTACTGGACTGCACATACTGCCACCGAGCCCTCCTGCCTGACAGTTACGGTGGCAGAGCATTTACG TGTGCTGGCAGCCACATCTTTTGCCGTGACTGTGACACCCGCCATCAAAAGGCATGTATCTCCCGCTGTGGTTTGATGGACGACATCATCATTCAGATGAAGTTCAAAAGCAACTGCTGCGACTCTGGACGAAAATACACGCCTTACTGCGAGTTTGCTGGACACCTGTGCACTACCCGTGCTGTGGAACAGCAGCTCAAGTCTGTTCGTGCCTGGAAAGAGTGTATCCTCGACACAAGTGCCCTTGTGTGTTCTGAATGCCGGCTTCCTCTCCGACCTCCCATTTTCAGG CATCTCCTTGGTAACATGCCCGTTTGTAGCGCCTGTTACCACCGTGGTGATATCGCCAACTACTGTCACTGCCACGAGCTTGACTACCTCGTCGATGGTATCTTGGTGGAATGTGAGGCTTGCAAAGAATACCTTCCATTCCCCACCTTGGCTTCGCACCAGTTGGAGAATTGCTCATTCAAGCAGACGTTGCTAAAGATTGGCCCAGGCTCAAGGGCCCGAAAAAACGTGTGTG ATGAAGAGAAAACCGAAAGTCCTTCGGTGGGCAGCAATAGTATCCATG GGAAAAACGAGCGAATGCCTCCACTCGAGGTTGGTAAAATGGACAAGCACATTGTTCACAGTGATGAGTCTGGGAATGATGATGACTCATGTGATGATAACCAT gGCACGTGTGAGCATGTGTTCAGTTGTGAAGATTATTCTATTGACAAAATGGATGAAGGGAAGGAAGTTGAAAAT CCTGAGACTGTGAAAAGAGTGACCGAGAATGCCTTCAAGACACCTTGTGAGAAAGCAGAGATTGCAATGCCAAATGGGCAGAAAACAG TATTAAATGTGCTGGGCAATTTGGAGGTGTCTGCGCTCTTTTGCATTGTATCCTTATTCCCCAGCTTGCAAAGTAGAGGCCAACTCACAGATATGAGAATATCAGACTTTATCCTCATTTCAGATGAGGAGAAAATTGAGAGACTTTCAACGTGCTGCAGTTGTATCCATG GAAAAAACAAGCAAAAAGCTCCTTATGGGGTTGGTAAAATGGACAAGTATATTGTTCATGGTGACGAGGTTGGGAATGATGACTCATCCGATGACAACCAT GCTGAGAGTGGCATGAGAGTGGCTGAAAACGCCTTTAAGACATCTGCATGTAATATGAAAGTAAAGATTGCAACGCCATATGGGCAGAAAACAG CACCTACCGCAGCCCAGGCTGGCACGTCGAGATGTCGACACCTACCCATCACGGCTCCGTCGAAGCCACCTCTACCTCGTTGCCCAGGCACCCGTCTATTCCAAGCAGCCCACAACAGGAATAGGG GCCAGCAACGGACCAAACGTGAAGATCCTAATATCCAACAGGAGAAAAAACGGCGCTCTTGTGAACAATCGTAA
- the LOC112889494 gene encoding uncharacterized protein LOC112889494 isoform X4, producing MYSSPEMSVYNIRIKQRLLDCTYCGQPLRPDTLGGKAWKCAGVHIFCRACVSRHEQACISYCSSLDQIISKMKFKCNCCNSEYIPYHEIKGHMCDINILVHHEFFAVRDYGECIIDTRALVCSECRLPLRPPIFRHLLKYMHVCSICYHRGDIANYRHCHELDYLVEGILVECEACKEYLPFSTLASHQLDDCSFRQTLPKIAPGMPPMFNLWISQGLLDCTYCHRALLPDSYGGRAFTCAGSHIFCRDCDTRHQKACISRCGLMDDIIIQMKFKSNCCDSGRKYTPYCEFAGHLCTTRAVEQQLKSVRAWKECILDTSALVCSECRLPLRPPIFRHLLGNMPVCSACYHRGDIANYCHCHELDYLVDGILVECEACKEYLPFPTLASHQLENCSFKQTLLKIGPGSRARKNVCDEEKTESPSVGSNSIHGKNERMPPLEVGKMDKHIVHSDESGNDDDSCDDNHGTCEHVFSCEDYSIDKMDEGKEVENPETVKRVTENAFKTPCEKAEIAMPNGQKTDEEKIERLSTCCSCIHGKNKQKAPYGVGKMDKYIVHGDEVGNDDSSDDNHAESGMRVAENAFKTSACNMKVKIATPYGQKTAPTAAQAGTSRCRHLPITAPSKPPLPRCPGTRLFQAAHNRNRGDKMAALATDSSTYKAGQQRTKREDPNIQQEKKRRSCEQS from the exons ATGTATTCATCTCCG GAGATGAGCGTCTATAACATCAGGATCAAACAAAGGCTACTGGACTGCACATATTGCGGCCAACCCCTCCGGCCTGACACTTTGGGTGGCAAAGCGTGGAAG TGCGCTGGCGTCCACATCTTCTGTCGTGCCTGCGTCAGCCGCCACGAACAGGCATGTATCTCCTACTGCTCTTCGCTGGACCAAATCATCAGTAAGATGAAGTTTAAATGCAATTGCTGCAACTCTGAATACATCCCCTACCACGAGATCAAGGGACACATGTGCGACATCAACATCCTTGTCCATCACGAGTTTTTCGCCGTTCGTGACTATGGAGAGTGCATCATCGACACAAGGGCCCTTGTGTGTTCTGAATGCCGGCTTCCTCTCCGACCTCCCATTTTCAGG CATCTCCTTAAATACATGCACGTTTGTAGCATCTGCTACCATCGTGGTGATATCGCCAACTACCGTCACTGCCACGAGCTCGACTACCTGGTCGAAGGTATCTTGGTGGAATGTGAGGCTTGCAAAGAATACCTTCCATTCTCTACCTTGGCTTCGCACCAGCTGGACGATTGCTCATTCAGGCAGACATTGCCAAAGATTGCCCCAGGCATGCCTCCCATGTTTAACCTCTGGATCAGCCAGGGGCTACTGGACTGCACATACTGCCACCGAGCCCTCCTGCCTGACAGTTACGGTGGCAGAGCATTTACG TGTGCTGGCAGCCACATCTTTTGCCGTGACTGTGACACCCGCCATCAAAAGGCATGTATCTCCCGCTGTGGTTTGATGGACGACATCATCATTCAGATGAAGTTCAAAAGCAACTGCTGCGACTCTGGACGAAAATACACGCCTTACTGCGAGTTTGCTGGACACCTGTGCACTACCCGTGCTGTGGAACAGCAGCTCAAGTCTGTTCGTGCCTGGAAAGAGTGTATCCTCGACACAAGTGCCCTTGTGTGTTCTGAATGCCGGCTTCCTCTCCGACCTCCCATTTTCAGG CATCTCCTTGGTAACATGCCCGTTTGTAGCGCCTGTTACCACCGTGGTGATATCGCCAACTACTGTCACTGCCACGAGCTTGACTACCTCGTCGATGGTATCTTGGTGGAATGTGAGGCTTGCAAAGAATACCTTCCATTCCCCACCTTGGCTTCGCACCAGTTGGAGAATTGCTCATTCAAGCAGACGTTGCTAAAGATTGGCCCAGGCTCAAGGGCCCGAAAAAACGTGTGTG ATGAAGAGAAAACCGAAAGTCCTTCGGTGGGCAGCAATAGTATCCATG GGAAAAACGAGCGAATGCCTCCACTCGAGGTTGGTAAAATGGACAAGCACATTGTTCACAGTGATGAGTCTGGGAATGATGATGACTCATGTGATGATAACCAT gGCACGTGTGAGCATGTGTTCAGTTGTGAAGATTATTCTATTGACAAAATGGATGAAGGGAAGGAAGTTGAAAAT CCTGAGACTGTGAAAAGAGTGACCGAGAATGCCTTCAAGACACCTTGTGAGAAAGCAGAGATTGCAATGCCAAATGGGCAGAAAACAG ATGAGGAGAAAATTGAGAGACTTTCAACGTGCTGCAGTTGTATCCATG GAAAAAACAAGCAAAAAGCTCCTTATGGGGTTGGTAAAATGGACAAGTATATTGTTCATGGTGACGAGGTTGGGAATGATGACTCATCCGATGACAACCAT GCTGAGAGTGGCATGAGAGTGGCTGAAAACGCCTTTAAGACATCTGCATGTAATATGAAAGTAAAGATTGCAACGCCATATGGGCAGAAAACAG CACCTACCGCAGCCCAGGCTGGCACGTCGAGATGTCGACACCTACCCATCACGGCTCCGTCGAAGCCACCTCTACCTCGTTGCCCAGGCACCCGTCTATTCCAAGCAGCCCACAACAGGAATAGGG GTGATAAAATGGCCGCCCTTGCGACTGATAGCTCAACCTACAAAGCAGGCCAGCAACGGACCAAACGTGAAGATCCTAATATCCAACAGGAGAAAAAACGGCGCTCTTGTGAACAATCGTAA
- the LOC112889494 gene encoding uncharacterized protein LOC112889494 isoform X6 — translation MYSSPEMSVYNIRIKQRLLDCTYCGQPLRPDTLGGKAWKCAGVHIFCRACVSRHEQACISYCSSLDQIISKMKFKCNCCNSEYIPYHEIKGHMCDINILVHHEFFAVRDYGECIIDTRALVCSECRLPLRPPIFRHLLGNMPVCSACYHRGDIANYCHCHELDYLVDGILVECEACKEYLPFPTLASHQLENCSFKQTLLKIGPGSRARKNVCDEEKTESPSVGSNSIHGKNERMPPLEVGKMDKHIVHSDESGNDDDSCDDNHGTCEHVFSCEDYSIDKMDEGKEVENPETVKRVTENAFKTPCEKAEIAMPNGQKTVLNVLGNLEVSALFCIVSLFPSLQSRGQLTDMRISDFILISDEEKIERLSTCCSCIHGKNKQKAPYGVGKMDKYIVHGDEVGNDDSSDDNHAESGMRVAENAFKTSACNMKVKIATPYGQKTAPTAAQAGTSRCRHLPITAPSKPPLPRCPGTRLFQAAHNRNRGDKMAALATDSSTYKAGQQRTKREDPNIQQEKKRRSCEQS, via the exons ATGTATTCATCTCCG GAGATGAGCGTCTATAACATCAGGATCAAACAAAGGCTACTGGACTGCACATATTGCGGCCAACCCCTCCGGCCTGACACTTTGGGTGGCAAAGCGTGGAAG TGCGCTGGCGTCCACATCTTCTGTCGTGCCTGCGTCAGCCGCCACGAACAGGCATGTATCTCCTACTGCTCTTCGCTGGACCAAATCATCAGTAAGATGAAGTTTAAATGCAATTGCTGCAACTCTGAATACATCCCCTACCACGAGATCAAGGGACACATGTGCGACATCAACATCCTTGTCCATCACGAGTTTTTCGCCGTTCGTGACTATGGAGAGTGCATCATCGACACAAGGGCCCTTGTGTGTTCTGAATGCCGGCTTCCTCTCCGACCTCCCATTTTCAGG CATCTCCTTGGTAACATGCCCGTTTGTAGCGCCTGTTACCACCGTGGTGATATCGCCAACTACTGTCACTGCCACGAGCTTGACTACCTCGTCGATGGTATCTTGGTGGAATGTGAGGCTTGCAAAGAATACCTTCCATTCCCCACCTTGGCTTCGCACCAGTTGGAGAATTGCTCATTCAAGCAGACGTTGCTAAAGATTGGCCCAGGCTCAAGGGCCCGAAAAAACGTGTGTG ATGAAGAGAAAACCGAAAGTCCTTCGGTGGGCAGCAATAGTATCCATG GGAAAAACGAGCGAATGCCTCCACTCGAGGTTGGTAAAATGGACAAGCACATTGTTCACAGTGATGAGTCTGGGAATGATGATGACTCATGTGATGATAACCAT gGCACGTGTGAGCATGTGTTCAGTTGTGAAGATTATTCTATTGACAAAATGGATGAAGGGAAGGAAGTTGAAAAT CCTGAGACTGTGAAAAGAGTGACCGAGAATGCCTTCAAGACACCTTGTGAGAAAGCAGAGATTGCAATGCCAAATGGGCAGAAAACAG TATTAAATGTGCTGGGCAATTTGGAGGTGTCTGCGCTCTTTTGCATTGTATCCTTATTCCCCAGCTTGCAAAGTAGAGGCCAACTCACAGATATGAGAATATCAGACTTTATCCTCATTTCAGATGAGGAGAAAATTGAGAGACTTTCAACGTGCTGCAGTTGTATCCATG GAAAAAACAAGCAAAAAGCTCCTTATGGGGTTGGTAAAATGGACAAGTATATTGTTCATGGTGACGAGGTTGGGAATGATGACTCATCCGATGACAACCAT GCTGAGAGTGGCATGAGAGTGGCTGAAAACGCCTTTAAGACATCTGCATGTAATATGAAAGTAAAGATTGCAACGCCATATGGGCAGAAAACAG CACCTACCGCAGCCCAGGCTGGCACGTCGAGATGTCGACACCTACCCATCACGGCTCCGTCGAAGCCACCTCTACCTCGTTGCCCAGGCACCCGTCTATTCCAAGCAGCCCACAACAGGAATAGGG GTGATAAAATGGCCGCCCTTGCGACTGATAGCTCAACCTACAAAGCAGGCCAGCAACGGACCAAACGTGAAGATCCTAATATCCAACAGGAGAAAAAACGGCGCTCTTGTGAACAATCGTAA
- the LOC112889494 gene encoding uncharacterized protein LOC112889494 isoform X1 encodes MYSSPEMSVYNIRIKQRLLDCTYCGQPLRPDTLGGKAWKCAGVHIFCRACVSRHEQACISYCSSLDQIISKMKFKCNCCNSEYIPYHEIKGHMCDINILVHHEFFAVRDYGECIIDTRALVCSECRLPLRPPIFRHLLKYMHVCSICYHRGDIANYRHCHELDYLVEGILVECEACKEYLPFSTLASHQLDDCSFRQTLPKIAPGMPPMFNLWISQGLLDCTYCHRALLPDSYGGRAFTCAGSHIFCRDCDTRHQKACISRCGLMDDIIIQMKFKSNCCDSGRKYTPYCEFAGHLCTTRAVEQQLKSVRAWKECILDTSALVCSECRLPLRPPIFRHLLGNMPVCSACYHRGDIANYCHCHELDYLVDGILVECEACKEYLPFPTLASHQLENCSFKQTLLKIGPGSRARKNVCDEEKTESPSVGSNSIHGKNERMPPLEVGKMDKHIVHSDESGNDDDSCDDNHGTCEHVFSCEDYSIDKMDEGKEVENPETVKRVTENAFKTPCEKAEIAMPNGQKTVLNVLGNLEVSALFCIVSLFPSLQSRGQLTDMRISDFILISDEEKIERLSTCCSCIHGKNKQKAPYGVGKMDKYIVHGDEVGNDDSSDDNHAESGMRVAENAFKTSACNMKVKIATPYGQKTAPTAAQAGTSRCRHLPITAPSKPPLPRCPGTRLFQAAHNRNRGDKMAALATDSSTYKAGQQRTKREDPNIQQEKKRRSCEQS; translated from the exons ATGTATTCATCTCCG GAGATGAGCGTCTATAACATCAGGATCAAACAAAGGCTACTGGACTGCACATATTGCGGCCAACCCCTCCGGCCTGACACTTTGGGTGGCAAAGCGTGGAAG TGCGCTGGCGTCCACATCTTCTGTCGTGCCTGCGTCAGCCGCCACGAACAGGCATGTATCTCCTACTGCTCTTCGCTGGACCAAATCATCAGTAAGATGAAGTTTAAATGCAATTGCTGCAACTCTGAATACATCCCCTACCACGAGATCAAGGGACACATGTGCGACATCAACATCCTTGTCCATCACGAGTTTTTCGCCGTTCGTGACTATGGAGAGTGCATCATCGACACAAGGGCCCTTGTGTGTTCTGAATGCCGGCTTCCTCTCCGACCTCCCATTTTCAGG CATCTCCTTAAATACATGCACGTTTGTAGCATCTGCTACCATCGTGGTGATATCGCCAACTACCGTCACTGCCACGAGCTCGACTACCTGGTCGAAGGTATCTTGGTGGAATGTGAGGCTTGCAAAGAATACCTTCCATTCTCTACCTTGGCTTCGCACCAGCTGGACGATTGCTCATTCAGGCAGACATTGCCAAAGATTGCCCCAGGCATGCCTCCCATGTTTAACCTCTGGATCAGCCAGGGGCTACTGGACTGCACATACTGCCACCGAGCCCTCCTGCCTGACAGTTACGGTGGCAGAGCATTTACG TGTGCTGGCAGCCACATCTTTTGCCGTGACTGTGACACCCGCCATCAAAAGGCATGTATCTCCCGCTGTGGTTTGATGGACGACATCATCATTCAGATGAAGTTCAAAAGCAACTGCTGCGACTCTGGACGAAAATACACGCCTTACTGCGAGTTTGCTGGACACCTGTGCACTACCCGTGCTGTGGAACAGCAGCTCAAGTCTGTTCGTGCCTGGAAAGAGTGTATCCTCGACACAAGTGCCCTTGTGTGTTCTGAATGCCGGCTTCCTCTCCGACCTCCCATTTTCAGG CATCTCCTTGGTAACATGCCCGTTTGTAGCGCCTGTTACCACCGTGGTGATATCGCCAACTACTGTCACTGCCACGAGCTTGACTACCTCGTCGATGGTATCTTGGTGGAATGTGAGGCTTGCAAAGAATACCTTCCATTCCCCACCTTGGCTTCGCACCAGTTGGAGAATTGCTCATTCAAGCAGACGTTGCTAAAGATTGGCCCAGGCTCAAGGGCCCGAAAAAACGTGTGTG ATGAAGAGAAAACCGAAAGTCCTTCGGTGGGCAGCAATAGTATCCATG GGAAAAACGAGCGAATGCCTCCACTCGAGGTTGGTAAAATGGACAAGCACATTGTTCACAGTGATGAGTCTGGGAATGATGATGACTCATGTGATGATAACCAT gGCACGTGTGAGCATGTGTTCAGTTGTGAAGATTATTCTATTGACAAAATGGATGAAGGGAAGGAAGTTGAAAAT CCTGAGACTGTGAAAAGAGTGACCGAGAATGCCTTCAAGACACCTTGTGAGAAAGCAGAGATTGCAATGCCAAATGGGCAGAAAACAG TATTAAATGTGCTGGGCAATTTGGAGGTGTCTGCGCTCTTTTGCATTGTATCCTTATTCCCCAGCTTGCAAAGTAGAGGCCAACTCACAGATATGAGAATATCAGACTTTATCCTCATTTCAGATGAGGAGAAAATTGAGAGACTTTCAACGTGCTGCAGTTGTATCCATG GAAAAAACAAGCAAAAAGCTCCTTATGGGGTTGGTAAAATGGACAAGTATATTGTTCATGGTGACGAGGTTGGGAATGATGACTCATCCGATGACAACCAT GCTGAGAGTGGCATGAGAGTGGCTGAAAACGCCTTTAAGACATCTGCATGTAATATGAAAGTAAAGATTGCAACGCCATATGGGCAGAAAACAG CACCTACCGCAGCCCAGGCTGGCACGTCGAGATGTCGACACCTACCCATCACGGCTCCGTCGAAGCCACCTCTACCTCGTTGCCCAGGCACCCGTCTATTCCAAGCAGCCCACAACAGGAATAGGG GTGATAAAATGGCCGCCCTTGCGACTGATAGCTCAACCTACAAAGCAGGCCAGCAACGGACCAAACGTGAAGATCCTAATATCCAACAGGAGAAAAAACGGCGCTCTTGTGAACAATCGTAA
- the LOC112889494 gene encoding uncharacterized protein LOC112889494 isoform X3, giving the protein MYSSPEMSVYNIRIKQRLLDCTYCGQPLRPDTLGGKAWKCAGVHIFCRACVSRHEQACISYCSSLDQIISKMKFKCNCCNSEYIPYHEIKGHMCDINILVHHEFFAVRDYGECIIDTRALVCSECRLPLRPPIFRHLLKYMHVCSICYHRGDIANYRHCHELDYLVEGILVECEACKEYLPFSTLASHQLDDCSFRQTLPKIAPGMPPMFNLWISQGLLDCTYCHRALLPDSYGGRAFTCAGSHIFCRDCDTRHQKACISRCGLMDDIIIQMKFKSNCCDSGRKYTPYCEFAGHLCTTRAVEQQLKSVRAWKECILDTSALVCSECRLPLRPPIFRHLLGNMPVCSACYHRGDIANYCHCHELDYLVDGILVECEACKEYLPFPTLASHQLENCSFKQTLLKIGPGSRARKNVCDEEKTESPSVGSNSIHGKNERMPPLEVGKMDKHIVHSDESGNDDDSCDDNHGTCEHVFSCEDYSIDKMDEGKEVENPETVKRVTENAFKTPCEKAEIAMPNGQKTDFILISDEEKIERLSTCCSCIHGKNKQKAPYGVGKMDKYIVHGDEVGNDDSSDDNHAESGMRVAENAFKTSACNMKVKIATPYGQKTAPTAAQAGTSRCRHLPITAPSKPPLPRCPGTRLFQAAHNRNRGDKMAALATDSSTYKAGQQRTKREDPNIQQEKKRRSCEQS; this is encoded by the exons ATGTATTCATCTCCG GAGATGAGCGTCTATAACATCAGGATCAAACAAAGGCTACTGGACTGCACATATTGCGGCCAACCCCTCCGGCCTGACACTTTGGGTGGCAAAGCGTGGAAG TGCGCTGGCGTCCACATCTTCTGTCGTGCCTGCGTCAGCCGCCACGAACAGGCATGTATCTCCTACTGCTCTTCGCTGGACCAAATCATCAGTAAGATGAAGTTTAAATGCAATTGCTGCAACTCTGAATACATCCCCTACCACGAGATCAAGGGACACATGTGCGACATCAACATCCTTGTCCATCACGAGTTTTTCGCCGTTCGTGACTATGGAGAGTGCATCATCGACACAAGGGCCCTTGTGTGTTCTGAATGCCGGCTTCCTCTCCGACCTCCCATTTTCAGG CATCTCCTTAAATACATGCACGTTTGTAGCATCTGCTACCATCGTGGTGATATCGCCAACTACCGTCACTGCCACGAGCTCGACTACCTGGTCGAAGGTATCTTGGTGGAATGTGAGGCTTGCAAAGAATACCTTCCATTCTCTACCTTGGCTTCGCACCAGCTGGACGATTGCTCATTCAGGCAGACATTGCCAAAGATTGCCCCAGGCATGCCTCCCATGTTTAACCTCTGGATCAGCCAGGGGCTACTGGACTGCACATACTGCCACCGAGCCCTCCTGCCTGACAGTTACGGTGGCAGAGCATTTACG TGTGCTGGCAGCCACATCTTTTGCCGTGACTGTGACACCCGCCATCAAAAGGCATGTATCTCCCGCTGTGGTTTGATGGACGACATCATCATTCAGATGAAGTTCAAAAGCAACTGCTGCGACTCTGGACGAAAATACACGCCTTACTGCGAGTTTGCTGGACACCTGTGCACTACCCGTGCTGTGGAACAGCAGCTCAAGTCTGTTCGTGCCTGGAAAGAGTGTATCCTCGACACAAGTGCCCTTGTGTGTTCTGAATGCCGGCTTCCTCTCCGACCTCCCATTTTCAGG CATCTCCTTGGTAACATGCCCGTTTGTAGCGCCTGTTACCACCGTGGTGATATCGCCAACTACTGTCACTGCCACGAGCTTGACTACCTCGTCGATGGTATCTTGGTGGAATGTGAGGCTTGCAAAGAATACCTTCCATTCCCCACCTTGGCTTCGCACCAGTTGGAGAATTGCTCATTCAAGCAGACGTTGCTAAAGATTGGCCCAGGCTCAAGGGCCCGAAAAAACGTGTGTG ATGAAGAGAAAACCGAAAGTCCTTCGGTGGGCAGCAATAGTATCCATG GGAAAAACGAGCGAATGCCTCCACTCGAGGTTGGTAAAATGGACAAGCACATTGTTCACAGTGATGAGTCTGGGAATGATGATGACTCATGTGATGATAACCAT gGCACGTGTGAGCATGTGTTCAGTTGTGAAGATTATTCTATTGACAAAATGGATGAAGGGAAGGAAGTTGAAAAT CCTGAGACTGTGAAAAGAGTGACCGAGAATGCCTTCAAGACACCTTGTGAGAAAGCAGAGATTGCAATGCCAAATGGGCAGAAAACAG ACTTTATCCTCATTTCAGATGAGGAGAAAATTGAGAGACTTTCAACGTGCTGCAGTTGTATCCATG GAAAAAACAAGCAAAAAGCTCCTTATGGGGTTGGTAAAATGGACAAGTATATTGTTCATGGTGACGAGGTTGGGAATGATGACTCATCCGATGACAACCAT GCTGAGAGTGGCATGAGAGTGGCTGAAAACGCCTTTAAGACATCTGCATGTAATATGAAAGTAAAGATTGCAACGCCATATGGGCAGAAAACAG CACCTACCGCAGCCCAGGCTGGCACGTCGAGATGTCGACACCTACCCATCACGGCTCCGTCGAAGCCACCTCTACCTCGTTGCCCAGGCACCCGTCTATTCCAAGCAGCCCACAACAGGAATAGGG GTGATAAAATGGCCGCCCTTGCGACTGATAGCTCAACCTACAAAGCAGGCCAGCAACGGACCAAACGTGAAGATCCTAATATCCAACAGGAGAAAAAACGGCGCTCTTGTGAACAATCGTAA